The genomic window TGGCTTTTCAAGCAATTGAATGGAATAGCAGCTATGAGTCACGAGGTATTAGTTCTAAATAATGATTATGAGCCGCTGAATGTTTGTAACCTAAGGCGGGCGATTGTTCTTGTTTACCTTGGGAAAGCTGAGGTTCTTCACACGAACTCGAAGGTTATAACAACTCTCAACGGATCGTTTGACTCGCCGACCGTGGTCAAGCTGCGCTATCATGTGAAGCGTCCTATACCTGAGCTCAAATTATCGCGAAGAAGTATTTTCGCTCGTGACAACTATACCTGTCAGTATTGCGGTCAACAGTCCCATGACCTTACGCTCGACCATGTGATTCCAAAACGACTTGGTGGCAAGTCTACGTGGGAGAACCTCGTCTGCTGTTGTCGGAAGTGCAATAGCAAGAAGGGCGACAAAACTCTTAAGGAAGCTAATATGACACTTATCCGACAGCCGCGTCGACCAAGGTATGTGCCATTTATAAGCATGACTAAATATCTTGAAGGTGCGCGGAACGAGCATTGGCGTATGTATCTGCCAATCTTTGGCGATCTGCCCGAAGCGGCCTCTTAGCAAAAAGTGTGAAATTTCAATATGGCAACGTTGACTGTCCCCTCAATAAATGTTAAAATTCTAACGTAAGGCGGAGTACCTCAGTTGGTTAGAGGAACCGGCTCATACCCGGTGCGTCGGCGGTTCGAGTCCGCCCTCCGCTACCAAGATTCCAAAGCCCGCTTTAGCGGGCTTTCTTGCTTTATAGGTTGTCAATGTAATCCTTTTGCGCGGTGGATAGTACCTAGGTAGCTGGAGTTTCGACGCCAGTTTATCCTCAATGTGGAGCTTTAAGGTGCAAGTGATTCGATTTTCCAGGTTGTCGTCAGCGTATGAGTGCCCGCGAGAATATTGCTACCAGGCGCCGCAAGCGTCCAAGTAATGGCTACACTGCCGGATGTAGCATCCGCATTTCCCTGAAATACTGGGGTGAATGACGATGAGCTCAGAGTGCCGGAAAAACCTGTTCCATTAACCGCCGAGCTGGTTGTCCAGCTTATTTTTGATGCAGGTATGTATTCACCGCCTTCAGCTGGACGAGTGAAATTCACTGAATTGGCTTGTATACTCATGCGAATTCCACAGCCTGGTGTAAGGATTGCATCACTAAATTCGGCAATAGTTGGATTTGGAGTACCAATTGTAGGAAGTTCAGCATTCATAACTAAAAAACTTATAGAAGCTGGTAGAGTTATGTTGACACTGTCGCCGTTAACGCTCCCTAGCATGATTATGTTCAGCACAAGGCTTAGCATAACGGAAATTTGTATTATGGTTGGTTTTTGACAGGAACAAATGCTAATCATTACAATTCTGTATGCCATTCTACTGGCATGATGTGCACCAGCTTCCCCCTTTCGTCAAGGGTAAATTCAATATCGGTTACGCATTTATCAGGTTTGAGTTCGATTTCGACGCTATCGTTGCCACGCACAATATATCGTTTTGGCAGAGCTTCTACTGCGATTCGAATGCGATAGCGGCCAGGTTCTAGATTGCAAAAAGTAAATACCCCATCCCGACCTGTAGCGGTTGCACGGTCGGCAATGCATACCGGTATGTCTGGCAAACCTTCGTCAAGGTCAAATCTGCCGTTGCCATTTTTGTCTAGATACACTCGGCCTGATACACAACCAAGGGGTATAAGGTGAAAATCCAATTCTTGCTTCGATTCCCGTGTGACTGCAATATCCCGTATGGCGCTAGTGAGTTTATAATCCGCTGGGACACTTTCTTCAGCAACAGTTGCTTGGTAGGCTCCCGTTGGAACGCATTTAAAAAGATAACGCCCATGTTTGTCAGTTATGGCGGAATATGGACCCAGGCGAACTGTGATGTTCTCGAGCGGTTGTCCTAATTGATCGGTGACTGTTCCCGCAACTTCCCCGCCGCGTGCTGGAACCCATGTAGGCCAGGTCTTCTTGAGCATCACGAGGAAACCTCGCTTACCACGCAAGTTATCTACAAATTGGTAAGGGCTTAAACGGCCGTAGTCAAGTATTAGAGATAATCCGTTTGAAAGCTGATGGTCTAGACGAACTCTTAGAAGATCAGAATCCGCTAAATTAGGAAATCCGCTTATGGTCTGCAGGGTGGTCTGCTTGGAAAGCCTGAAGCTTGCGATGAGCTGTTGCTGATTAGCTGCACAGCCGCCTTGAGAGTGCCTAGTTAATTGATAG from Armatimonadota bacterium includes these protein-coding regions:
- a CDS encoding HNH endonuclease, encoding MSHEVLVLNNDYEPLNVCNLRRAIVLVYLGKAEVLHTNSKVITTLNGSFDSPTVVKLRYHVKRPIPELKLSRRSIFARDNYTCQYCGQQSHDLTLDHVIPKRLGGKSTWENLVCCCRKCNSKKGDKTLKEANMTLIRQPRRPRYVPFISMTKYLEGARNEHWRMYLPIFGDLPEAAS